CGCGGCCACCTGGTTGGCCTCGGCCGTGCGCGCCGGCGTGGTCTGCACCAGCGTCGCCGAGAGCGCGAGCACGACCGCGGTCACGCCCAACTCCGACAGCACCAGCCGGCGGATCGGGCGGGGGTTGTCCGGCGCGGTCCGCTTGCGCACCAGGTTGCGGGAGAACGCCGCGACCCCGATGACGGCGCCGAACAGCACGACCTTGGCGATGATCAGCTGCCCGTACGACGTGGTGAACAAGGCCTTGAATGTCGCCACCTCGATCAGCGCCTGCACGACGCCGGCGAGGAAGAGCACCGTCACCGCGAGGGTCGCCCAGCTCGACCAGACCGGCAGGATCGCGCCGAGTTCGCGCGGGCTGGCCTGGCGCAGAAGGAAGGCGCCCAGCATGAGCAGGCCACCGAGCCAGACCGCCATGGCGGCCAGGTGCGCGATGTCGACGACGACGGAGACCGACGGCACCTCGGAGGCGCCCGGGTGCCCCGACAGCGGCCAGGTGGCCAGCCCGACGACGCCGAGGATCACCAGCAGCGCCCGGTCGGCGACCCCGCTGCGGCCGGCCAGCAAAGGCCGGAGCAGGAAGGCCGACGCCGCCAGGACGCCGATCCGCACCAGGTGCGCCGTGCCGAACGTGCTGCCGAGCACGTCGCGCAGCGCGGCCCCCTCGAAATAGCCGCCGCCGGTCGAGTAGGGCGCCTGGAGGAACAGCTCACCCAGCGTGGAGAGGGTGATCAGGCCGAGGCCCGACCAGGCGAGCCGGCTCGGGTCGCGGCGGGCCAGCCGGTGCGGCCAGAGCAACGCGAGCACCAGGGCCGGGCCGATCAACAGGACCAGGCCGGCGTACCCGAGATATTTGACGACCGGGTAACCGATCTTGAGGAACGTGCTCTCCGCGACCACGGGGGTGTTGGAGTCGGTCGGTGCCGCTGACGGCGCGCCCACCGAGTAGGTGAAGGCACCGGCGATCGGGTGGCTGTCGGCCGAGATCACCCGGAAGTTGACCAGGTAGGTGCCGTTGGCGCCGCCGGACTTGAGCGGGACGGTGACGTTGGGGCCGTCGAAGGTCGGCTGGCCCGTGTCGGCGCGGGAGCCGTCCGGCGCGATCACGTGGATCTTGTCGGGCACCTGCCGGACGCCCTCGCTGAAGGTCAGCACGACCTGCGGCGGCGGGGTCGGCACGATCGAGTTGGCGGCGGGGCTGGTGCCCTCCAGCACTGCGTGCGCGCTGGCCGGGGCCGCCGGCGCGAGGAAGACGGCCGCCCAGCCGGCGATCAGCGCCGCCACGACGAGGAGGCGCGAGGCGATCCGGCTCACCCGCGACCTGCCGCGGTCGCCGGTGCCAACGGGGCGGTGCGCTGCTGGCCGCGGCCGAGCGCCCACAGTGCGGCCGCCTGCGCGACGGCCGCGAGGTGACCGATCTCGTGGAGCACGGCCGTCTGCGCGTTGAGCACGTCGATGGCGCTGGTGACGGCGAGGCAGAGAGCGAGCACGAACGCGACGGGTACGAGCGCCCGGGCCCGCTCCGGCCGCAGCGCGGCAAGCGCGAAGCCGACCGCCAGCGCGATGTCGAAGCAGGCCATCTCGCGGGTCGCGTGGGCGCCGAGCGCGCCCTCAGGGCCGAGCAGCACGGGCACGGCGGAGATGAGTTGTGCGATCGCGAGCACGCCGACGGCGATCCGCAGCACCTGGCGGCGACCGTCCGGCTCGCCCTCGCGCCGGCGCTGATCGGCGCCCACCGCGGTGAGCACCCGCACGGTCAGGTCGGGCGCCGGGGAAGCCGGTGTGGCCCGGACCACCAGGTCGAGGCGCTGCGCCTGGGCCAGCCAGGCCCGGCAGTCGGCACAGGTGGCGGTATGCGCGTCGATCTCCGCCGCGGGGGTCGGCGGATCCTCCCCATCGAGTCGCGCCGACAGCGCGACCCGGACGTGCTCGCACATCATGGTCAGGTAGTCGTCCCCGTGCGGCGATTGGTTCCCGGCAATCTCCCAGGTTGGGGTGGTGCTCGACACGGCCGCAGCGGCGCGGTCGGGAAACCGGGCGATGCGCGTACCCTGGGTTGCCGTGATCCCTGCCCAGCGTGCGCCCGCCGCGAGCGCTCCCGTCGAGGTCGACGCGGCTACCCGCTGGGCCCTTCTGGCACGCGGTGGAGACCCGGTGGCGCAGGCGGCGTTCGTCCGGGCGACCCAGACCGAGGTCTGGCGGCTCGCCGCGGCGCTGGTCGATCCGGACGCCGCCGACGATGTCGCGCAGGAGACCTATCTCCGCGCGTTCCGGGCGTTGCCGTCCTTCGAGGGCCGCTCCAGCGTGCGCACCTGGCTCCTCGGCATCACCCGGCGCGCCTGTGCCGATCACCTGCGTTCGGTCGTACGCCGCCGCCGGCTGCGCTCCCGCCTGGAGGCCCACCCCGAGGCCGATCGCACGCTGATGTCGACCGCCGAGCCCGACCCCGCCCATCGTTTCGACAGCACCGAACTGCTCCGCCGGCTTCCCCCCGACCGGCGCAGCGCCTTTGTTCTCACCCAGCTCATCGGCCTCTCCTACACCGAGGCCGCGCTGGTGGAGGGTGTCCCGGTCGGCACGATCCGCTCGCGGGTCGCGCGCGCCCGGGCAGAGTTGGTGGCGGTGCTCGACGCGGCGGGCACCGGCTGAGCCCGCACCGAACCTGGGAAAAGGCTGAGTTTTGGAACCTTCGCGCGATACGGGGCGACTAATGAGCGTGACGACGTTGACCAACAGCGTGTCCTGGCCGGGCCTACGCCCATGGCTCGGCACCCTGGTGCGGCTCGGCCTCGCGGCCGTCTGGCTGTTCGCCGGCGCGGCGAAAGTCGGTGACTTGTCCGGTTCGGGGCGCGCGGTCAACGCGTACCAGGTGATGCCCTTCGAAGTTGCCCAGGTCATCGGTGCCGCCCTGCCGTTCGTCGAGCTCACGCTCGGGGTGCTGCTGCTGGTCGGCCTGGCGACCCGAGTCGTCGCCGCCGTGTCGGGGGCGCTGCTCCTGGTCTTCATCGCCGGCATCTCGTCCGCGTGGGCGCGCGGACTGTCCATCGACTGCGGCTGCTTCGGTTCCGGGGGCCAGTTAGCCGCGGGTCAGAGTCCGAGTTACGCGCCCGAGATCGCGCGCGACATAGGTTTCCTCGTCCTCGCCGCATTCCTGGTGGTCTGGCCGCGCACCAGGGTGTCCGTCGACAGGTGGCTGGAGAGCACGACATGAGCAAGCGTCACGAGAACAAGAGCGCCGCCAAGACGGTCCGCAAGCAACTCGCCGCGGAGCGCCGCCGCAAGCGCACGATGTGGACCTCGATCGCCGCCGTCGCCGTCCTGGTGATCGCCGGCCTGATCGGCTGGGGGGTCTGGCAGAGCCAGCGCTCCGACGCCGGCGCACTGGTCGCACCGGCCACGGCGACCACGACCACCGGCCCGACGGTCGGCAACGGTCCGGTCCAGGTGCAGCTCTACGAAGACTTCATCTGCCCGCACTGCAAGGACTTCGAGAACACCAGCGGTTCGGCGATCAACGAGCTGGTCAACGACGGCAAGATCAAGGTCACCTACAACACCGTGGCCTTCCTCGACCCGGCCTCGACCACGCAATACTCGACCCGGGCGGCCGCGGCCGGCGGGTGCGCAGCCGACGGTGGAAAATTCAAGGAATTCCATGACGCGTTGTACGCACAACAGCCCGCCGAAGGCAGCGCGGGCCTGTCCAACAGCCAGTTGATCTCGATCGGCACCAGCGTGGGCCTCAACGAGAACAGCTTCGGACCGTGCGTCAACTCGGGCAAGTTCAAGCCATGGGTGTCCTCGGTGACCGACGCGGCCAGCAAGGCCGGCGTCACCGGCACGCCAACCGTGGCGGTCAACAACCAGGTGATCTCGAACCCGACGCCGGACGCGATCGTCGCGGCCGTGAACGCGGCCTAGGTGAGGCTGCTGCTGGCCGGTGCCGGCGCCGCGGTCGCGGTGCTGGCGCTGGCCACGCCGGCGTGGGCGCACGGTGCTGACGCGCCGGACGGCACCGACTACCGCACAACGGTCACCTCGGTGAGCCCGGCCGCCGCGGGCCTGCGGGTCCGCGCGGTCGAGGCGGGTGCGCGGTTGGAATTGACCAATCACACGGGTACGACCGTCGAGGTGCTCGGCTACTCCAACGAGCCCTACCTTGAGGTGCGCCCGGACGGGGTCTACGAGAACGTGCACTCCCCCGCTGTCTACCTCAACGCGACCCTGAGCGGTTCCGCGACTCTGCCGCCGGCCGCCGACCCGACCCTGCCACCGTCGTGGCGGCAGGCGTCGACGGTGCCGGTCGTGCGGTGGCACGACCACCGGTCGCACTGGATGCTGTCGACGCCGCCGCCGTCAGTGGCGGCCGACCGATCGAAGCCACAGCGGATCCGGGACTGGGTCGTGCCGTTGCGGGCCGGCGGCGTTTCGACGATGGAGGTGCGCGGAACGCTCGACTGGGTCCCGCCGCCGGCCGCCGGGGTCTGGTGGGCCTGGATCGTGGTCGCGGGGTTGGGTGTCGCGTTCCTCGGGCTGGTCGGTCGGCTGGGCGGCCTGGTGCGGTCGCTGTCGGTGCACGGCCTCGCCTCTTCGGCGCCCTCGCCATCCTCGGCGTCGTCTTCGTCTTCGGCGCCCTCGCCATCCTCGGCGGCGGCTTCGTCTTCGCCGGCGGCTTCGTCTTCGCCGGCGGCTTCGTCTTCGTCTTTGCCTGCGGCTTCGTCCTTGCCGGCCTCGGCGGCGGCGGGTTGGGAGCCTCCGCCGCCGTCGACGCCTGCTCGGTGGGTGCTGCCGGTGCTGGCCGGGGTGGCGGCGGTGGCCGGCGTGGCCGCCGTGGTCTATGCGGTGGGCCGCGAGGTCGACGCCGGCAACGACGGCTTCGGCGCGCTGGTCCGCGGCCTGTTCGCGGGCCAGATCTGGCCGGTGCTCACCGGCCTGGCGGCGATCGCCGCGGCGCTGCACGCGCTGTTCCGCCGCCCGGCCGCCGACTTCGCGCTGGCCCTGGCCGGCATCTGCGTGGCGATCTTCGCCGGGGTGAGCAACGCGGCCGCGTTCGGCACCGGAATCGTCCCGTTCGAGTGGTCACCGACGCTGGGCCGGGTCCTGGTAGCCGTCGCGATCGCCGGCGGCGCGGGCGTGACCGGCGCGGCCGCGCTGCGGATGCGGGCGACGGCCGGCCGTCCGCCACTGCCGAGCGCCCGCCGCCCCGTGGAGGACCAGCCGACCGGAACCCCGGCGGTAGAGTCGGGCGCATGACCGAACGCCTGGGCCCCGGCGACGAGGCACCGAACTTCTCCCTGCCCACCGACACCGGCGACACGCTCACCCTGGCCGACCTGCGCGGTCAGAAGGTCGTCCTCTACGCCTACCCGGCGGCGATGACCCCGGGTTGCACGAAGCAGGCCTGCGACTTCCGCGACTCGCTCGCGTCGCTGCAGGCGGCCGGCTACCAGGTGGTCGGCATCTCCCCGGACAAGCCGGCCAAACTGGCCAAATTCCGCGAACACGACGCCCTCACCTTCCCGCTGGTGTCCGACGAGGACAAGAAGGTGCTGACGGCGTACGGCGCCTGGGGCGAGAAGCAGTCCTACGGCCGCACCACCACCGGCGTGATCCGCTCGACCTTCGTGATCGACGAAAAGGGCAACATCGAACGCGCGATGTACAACGTGAAGGCCACGGGCCACGTCGCCAAGCTGCGGCGCGACCTAGGGCTCGACTAGCAAGCCGTACGCTCGTACGCCAGAATGTCCAAGGCGCGAGCGCCCGGGGGTCGTAGCCCAATTGGCAGGAGGCAAACGGTTTAGGTCCGTTGCAGTGCGGGTTCGAGTCCCGCCGACCCCACAAATCCCTGCCCAGATCCTGTCCGCTGCGCGGCCAGGGTCTGGGTGGGGATTTGTCATTCCTATTCCGGGGGCGACCCCCGGAGACCCCACGGTGGTGGGCGCGGTCCGCGGTATGCGCGACGGCAGCCCCAACGTCACCGTCGGAGCTGACGTCGCTGATCGCGGTCAGTTCAACCGCCTACCGGGGCGGCTAGTTGCTGACCCGAATGGCGCCGATCAGGAAGACGGGGCCGGCGATGGTCGTCACCACGCGTAACTGTCCGGTCGACAAATCGAGCAGTTCTAGCGCGGTGGGTCCGCCTGTGCCTTGGCGGCCATTGTGGAAGAAGAGCATTCCCCCGGGTAGCGGTCCCGCAGCTGCCCGGCAATCGCAGGCCGTGTCGGACAAGCCGTCGATGTTTGGCTGGACCGGATCGGGATCGGGCATCGCATAACGGCGGGTCACCACTGCACTGTCCAGGTCGATGGCGAGCACGTCGTCAGGGACCGGAATCATGAAGGGTTGTCCGTTGGTCGCGGCGCGCTCCCGGTAGGTGCGGACCAGCAGGGTGTGACCGTCCGGAAGGAGGGTCTGTTCCACGTTGACGTGGTCGGCCGTCTGCGGTTGCCGTTCCGCGGCCGTGAGCTTCGCTCTGACATCCACTGCGATTCGGCGCCGTTGGTGCCCTGCCTGGTCGAGCACTCTCGCCTCCACGATGGAGCCTTCCGTGATGTCGCGCACGACCAGGTCACCAGACGGGAGCACCGCGGTGATGACGGTGTCCGGCGAGTTACTTATCGACAGCTCTCGCCGGTCTCCGGAGCTCATGTCGATCAGCAGGGCCCGGTTTATCACCTGCTCGTTTCCCGGTTCGGTGGCGTCGGGCCCGACTGACGTCCTGGCGACGTGGATGGCCAGCCACCGTCCGTCCGATGACCATTTCACCTCGCCGACACCCTCGATTCTGGCGACTACCCGCTCATCCGTGCCGGTCAGGTCCCGGAGCTGGACCTCGTAGCCGTTGCGTACGGTCACCAGCCAGCGGCCATCGGGAGAGATGCCGCCGATGTGGGTTCGCTTGTCCGCCCTCGGGATCACCGTGTATTGCTTGCCGTCTTCGGTGACCAGGATTTCTCCGGTGCTGTCCGGCGGGTTGGCCGGGATGTAGGACAGCGACGCTGGTGCGACGCCTCGGTCGGTGGGCAGCGGGGGCGGGTCAGCCCGCGGCAGCTCCAAGGTCCGAGGCAGCCAATCCGCGGTGGGCGCCGGGCCCAGCACCGCGGTATCCGAGTCTGGTCGCAGCGGCAGCCAGACACCGCCCACACCGACAACGAGAGCCAACGCGGCAGCGACAGGAGCGATTCTGGTCAACCGCCGGCGGCGCTGCGCCACGACAATCGCCCGCTCGGTGGAGTCATAAAGATTTGCCTGCTCGGCGATCTCGCCCAGGAGGCCCTTCAACGCGGTCATACCAGGACCTCCGAGCCATCGACAAGATCAGCGAGATCAGGGGCGAGTATGCGCAGCCGGCTCAGGGCGTGGTGTGTCTGGCTTTTCACGGTTCCCACTGAACAGC
This genomic interval from Asanoa ferruginea contains the following:
- a CDS encoding copper resistance CopC/CopD family protein; this encodes MSRIASRLLVVAALIAGWAAVFLAPAAPASAHAVLEGTSPAANSIVPTPPPQVVLTFSEGVRQVPDKIHVIAPDGSRADTGQPTFDGPNVTVPLKSGGANGTYLVNFRVISADSHPIAGAFTYSVGAPSAAPTDSNTPVVAESTFLKIGYPVVKYLGYAGLVLLIGPALVLALLWPHRLARRDPSRLAWSGLGLITLSTLGELFLQAPYSTGGGYFEGAALRDVLGSTFGTAHLVRIGVLAASAFLLRPLLAGRSGVADRALLVILGVVGLATWPLSGHPGASEVPSVSVVVDIAHLAAMAVWLGGLLMLGAFLLRQASPRELGAILPVWSSWATLAVTVLFLAGVVQALIEVATFKALFTTSYGQLIIAKVVLFGAVIGVAAFSRNLVRKRTAPDNPRPIRRLVLSELGVTAVVLALSATLVQTTPARTAEANQVAAEQPGYFSQMITTSNLLNLQVEVDPAKVGNNDIHLYAYTKDNQPQVVVEWKGTASLPSAGIENLDIPLLGLAPTHSTGAIQLPRAGQWQLKFVARTSDIDQATVTATVPVS
- the bcp gene encoding thioredoxin-dependent thiol peroxidase yields the protein MTERLGPGDEAPNFSLPTDTGDTLTLADLRGQKVVLYAYPAAMTPGCTKQACDFRDSLASLQAAGYQVVGISPDKPAKLAKFREHDALTFPLVSDEDKKVLTAYGAWGEKQSYGRTTTGVIRSTFVIDEKGNIERAMYNVKATGHVAKLRRDLGLD
- a CDS encoding sigma-70 family RNA polymerase sigma factor, with the translated sequence MIPAQRAPAASAPVEVDAATRWALLARGGDPVAQAAFVRATQTEVWRLAAALVDPDAADDVAQETYLRAFRALPSFEGRSSVRTWLLGITRRACADHLRSVVRRRRLRSRLEAHPEADRTLMSTAEPDPAHRFDSTELLRRLPPDRRSAFVLTQLIGLSYTEAALVEGVPVGTIRSRVARARAELVAVLDAAGTG
- a CDS encoding MauE/DoxX family redox-associated membrane protein, with the translated sequence MSVTTLTNSVSWPGLRPWLGTLVRLGLAAVWLFAGAAKVGDLSGSGRAVNAYQVMPFEVAQVIGAALPFVELTLGVLLLVGLATRVVAAVSGALLLVFIAGISSAWARGLSIDCGCFGSGGQLAAGQSPSYAPEIARDIGFLVLAAFLVVWPRTRVSVDRWLESTT
- a CDS encoding zf-HC2 domain-containing protein gives rise to the protein MSSTTPTWEIAGNQSPHGDDYLTMMCEHVRVALSARLDGEDPPTPAAEIDAHTATCADCRAWLAQAQRLDLVVRATPASPAPDLTVRVLTAVGADQRRREGEPDGRRQVLRIAVGVLAIAQLISAVPVLLGPEGALGAHATREMACFDIALAVGFALAALRPERARALVPVAFVLALCLAVTSAIDVLNAQTAVLHEIGHLAAVAQAAALWALGRGQQRTAPLAPATAAGRG
- a CDS encoding DsbA family protein codes for the protein MSKRHENKSAAKTVRKQLAAERRRKRTMWTSIAAVAVLVIAGLIGWGVWQSQRSDAGALVAPATATTTTGPTVGNGPVQVQLYEDFICPHCKDFENTSGSAINELVNDGKIKVTYNTVAFLDPASTTQYSTRAAAAGGCAADGGKFKEFHDALYAQQPAEGSAGLSNSQLISIGTSVGLNENSFGPCVNSGKFKPWVSSVTDAASKAGVTGTPTVAVNNQVISNPTPDAIVAAVNAA